From a region of the Tenggerimyces flavus genome:
- a CDS encoding helix-turn-helix domain-containing protein: MDWERLGRFAKDRRLELARTQGEVAQLGGLGSLGTIRRIESGKSVKELSLAKLDHGLDWRPGSAARVLAGGYPEDAVDSQPSAPRPPTRVEAAEHVRRLRGDEAADALAQLAEPWFWIEYGRFVADDQP; this comes from the coding sequence ATGGACTGGGAGCGACTCGGGCGGTTCGCGAAGGACCGCCGACTGGAGCTCGCGCGTACCCAAGGAGAGGTCGCGCAGCTCGGCGGACTCGGCTCCCTTGGCACGATCCGGCGAATCGAGAGCGGCAAGAGCGTGAAGGAGCTCAGCCTGGCAAAGCTGGACCACGGTCTCGACTGGCGGCCGGGGTCGGCCGCGCGTGTCCTCGCTGGCGGGTACCCAGAAGACGCGGTCGACAGCCAGCCCTCCGCGCCGCGCCCACCCACGCGCGTCGAGGCCGCCGAGCACGTGCGGCGCCTTCGCGGCGACGAGGCCGCCGACGCGCTCGCACAGCTCGCCGAGCCCTGGTTCTGGATCGAGTACGGCAGGTTCGTCGCCGACGACCAACCCTGA
- a CDS encoding tyrosine-type recombinase/integrase, which translates to MARVKDLWFNARSDSNGERVPTKRHGRGKRWLVEYRDPVGKLRTEAFNRKPDAERRLVDISADVQRGEYIDPRRGQTAFRELAKSWLEGEAVAPSSAASFRHKIERLNETFGDYPVGEILPSKCRQWRKARAELVAPGTLNLELWLLTAILDLAVEDDMIRKNPAAKLERLAKSYTFALWDLPTITRILDHVRANAPNYAPVGELAYGAGLRRSEGFGIGVDDIDFLRREVHVRQQLLRINGVGFVFAPPKRNSVGTVPVPQELLDRLAARLATFEPREVTLPYVGKGIKAGQTRTVRLLVAGRRGALARTESWTTAWNASLKANGITPSGHKTGVHILRHAYASYLIAMGLPMTVVQVRLRHARLAETYETYAHLTFEEQIEDAIARVFRSAPVPPRSVSATS; encoded by the coding sequence ATGGCACGAGTGAAAGACCTCTGGTTCAACGCCCGCTCTGACTCGAACGGCGAGCGCGTCCCGACGAAGCGGCACGGTCGCGGCAAGCGCTGGCTGGTCGAGTACCGCGACCCGGTCGGTAAGCTGCGCACGGAGGCGTTCAACCGCAAACCCGACGCCGAGCGCCGGCTCGTCGACATCAGCGCCGACGTCCAGCGCGGGGAGTACATCGACCCCCGGCGCGGACAGACCGCGTTCCGGGAGCTCGCGAAGTCCTGGCTCGAGGGTGAGGCTGTCGCGCCGTCGTCCGCGGCCTCGTTCCGCCACAAGATCGAGCGACTCAACGAGACCTTCGGCGACTACCCGGTCGGCGAGATCCTGCCGTCCAAGTGCCGGCAGTGGCGCAAGGCTCGCGCCGAGCTGGTCGCGCCCGGCACGTTGAACCTCGAGCTGTGGCTGCTGACTGCAATCCTCGACCTCGCCGTCGAGGACGACATGATCCGGAAGAACCCAGCCGCCAAGCTCGAGCGGCTCGCCAAGTCGTACACCTTCGCCCTGTGGGACCTCCCGACCATCACAAGGATCCTCGACCACGTGCGAGCCAACGCCCCGAACTACGCGCCCGTCGGCGAGCTCGCGTACGGCGCCGGCCTGCGCCGGTCGGAGGGCTTCGGGATCGGCGTCGATGACATCGACTTCCTTCGCCGCGAGGTCCACGTCCGCCAGCAGCTGCTCCGGATCAACGGCGTGGGCTTCGTCTTCGCCCCACCCAAGCGCAACTCGGTCGGCACGGTGCCAGTCCCGCAGGAGCTGCTCGACCGGCTCGCCGCCCGCCTCGCGACGTTCGAGCCGAGGGAGGTCACGCTGCCGTACGTCGGCAAGGGCATCAAGGCCGGCCAGACCCGTACGGTGCGGCTGCTCGTCGCCGGTCGTCGCGGCGCGCTCGCGCGAACGGAGTCCTGGACCACGGCATGGAACGCGTCGCTCAAGGCGAACGGGATCACGCCGAGCGGGCACAAGACCGGAGTGCACATCCTGCGGCACGCCTACGCGTCCTACCTGATCGCGATGGGGCTGCCGATGACCGTCGTCCAGGTGCGGTTGCGGCACGCGCGGCTCGCCGAGACCTACGAGACGTACGCTCATCTGACGTTCGAGGAGCAGATCGAGGACGCGATCGCGAGGGTGTTCCGTTCCGCGCCTGTTCCGCCCCGTTCCGTTTCTGCTACGTCATAG